CCGGGGAAGTTATCTTCGCCATTACCGATACGGCTGGTGCGGGCAGCCCCGCCTCCCAGGCCGCCATGCAATACCGCGCTCGTTTAGTTTTTAACACGAGCTTCACCGGTCAGGACTCATTGAAAACCCGTTTATCGGCGGGTAGTGCCACTCGCTTCGGATTTGATTACAAATCGACCACCACACTACAAAATGGTGATCCCGCTTCCGTCAGATTCGATAACCTGCAAAGCCCTTCCCTATCCCAAACTTGGACCGGTGCAGGTAACGGTAGCGATGTGGTTATCGACTGGTTGGCCTACTATACCCCGATTGACTTAGGTAGTTTTGGTCGCTTCAATACCTACGTCGCCGCTTGGGGCGGTATTTGGAATGACTTCGTTCCCACCACTAACCCCTTCTTTGAAGACTTCGACGGTGGTAATGGTGCGCTATCTACCTTCGCTTCCGAAAACCCCATCTACCGCATCGGTGGCGGTTCTGGGGCCGGTGTTAGTCTACAGTTAGGCTTCCTCCAAAGCATTCTTGGTCCGACTTCCCTCTCTTTGGGTTACTTAGCCGGTGGCGCTACTTCCCCTGCTGATCCCAATCCGGGCAACGGTCTCTTTAACGGGGACTACGCAGCTTTAGCACAGATTAATGCCAATCTTTTCAACTTCTTGAACCTTGGCTTTACCTACGTTAACGCTTACCAAAGTGCTGACACCGCCATCTTCGGTAACGGTGGTTCCTTCGGTGCAACGGGGACTTCTGCCGCTAACCTTTCCCAAACTCAGTTAAATACCCTGCTCAACGTCAACGGCAACGATCCTGATAGCGTCACTCTACAGGATGAAGTCGGTTTCTTCAACTTCGGAGCCAAAGTATCCAACAGCTACGGTTTAACCGGTGCAGTGGATATTGGTTTCGCCAGCTTGAGTGCCTTCGGTTCTTACTCCACTGTGCGTTTACTGGGTCTCGGTGATGCGGAAGTGTGGACCTACGGTGCTGGTATTGCCTTCCCCGACTTAGGTAAAGAAGGAAATATCTTAGGTCTGTTTGCTGGTGCGCAGCCCTACATCGGTCACTTAAGCTTCCGAGAAATGGGTCTAAAAGTATCTAACATCGTTCCCTACCACGTTGAATTGTTCTACAAGTACCAAGTCACCGACAATATTTCTATCACCCCCGGTGTCATCTGGATTTCTGCACCTGAACAGTTCAAAGGCACTGGTAACGAGTGGATTGGGACCCTCCGCGGAACCTTTACCTTCTAGGATTTCCTAAATTAAACCCGAAACCCCACCCATGGTGGGGTTTTGTTTTAGGCAAATAAACGCTGATATTCTATCTGGATACAAGCATCCATAATTACATTTAAACCTGCCTCGATCGCTTTTTTTTCCGCCACTGGGTGATAAATTTTCAATTGTGTCCAAAGGGTAGCGGCCCGAATAGCAATAGCTGACTCGACAATTTCGGGTAGATAATCAGGATGACGAAAAACGTTAACAATATCCACAGGTTCGGGGATAGCCTCTAGAGAAGGATAGCAGCTTTGACCATCAATTTGCTGGACCATCGGATTGACTGGATAGACTCGATAACCCACCGCTTGCAGGAATTTGGCCACCTGATAGCTGGCGCGGCTCGATTTCTCAGAATGACCGACCACTGCGATAATTTTACTATTGCTGAAAATGGTTTTGAGCGCACCATCGTCTCCTTTAATATTCGGCATTGTCCCACCCATCTTAGAACAGAGTTTCCTTTCTCATAAAGATGAAGTGTAACCTAATTTGGTATCGACTTTTAACTGCAGCTTTAGCCACTCTGGAAAACTGGCAGCAATGTTTAACTTTTCTACCGAAAAAACAGTTAAGTAGGTAGGTGTTAAAAGTTGTCAGATCCCCCCGCCTACCGGCACCCCCCTTATCAAGGGGGGCAGGGGGGATCCCCCCGCCTACCGGCACCCCCCTTATCAAGGGGGGCAGGGGGGATCAGAGGCAAAATCTATCTTCTATTTAATTATAACTACTTACTTATTACCAATCCCAGTCAATCCCTCGGTATCTGTAGGAAAATTTACCCGATGGTCGCCCCTAAATCCTCTGACTTGAGTTAGTACAAAACCTCATGAATTATCTTAGTGTTATCATTCCGACTCTTAATGAGGAGTTAAGAATTGCAGCAACGTTAAAACAGATAGGTGAAGGAGTAGAAATTATTGTTGTCGATGGGGGAAGTACCGATAAAACTAGAGAAATAGCCGAACAATTGGGAGCGAAAGTAATTATTTCACCCAGTAAAGGTCGTGCATTTCAGATGAATTTAGGAGCTAAAATAGCGAAAGGAGATATTTTGTTATTTCTGCACGGAGATACTTTACTTCCCCAGAATTATCAAGAACAAATTATCAATACTTTATCCCAATCTGGGACAGTAGCGGGGGCCTTTGAATTAAAAATTGATGGAGAGGAAAAAACCCTGCGTTTAGTGGAAAAATTAGTTAATTGGCGTTCTCGCTGGCTTTCCCTTCCCTACGGAGATCAAGGAATATTTTTAAAAGCCTCAATCTTGGCCGATTTGGGCGGTTTTCCTGAGTTGCCAATTATGGAAGATTTTGAATTAATACAAAGATTGAAAAAAAGGGGTAAAATAGCCATAGTTGCTGCTGCGGTGATTACCTCGGCAAGACGTTGGCAAAAATTAGGAGTTGGCAAAACTACCTTAGTTAATCAATTAGTTATTATTGGTTATTATCTAAAAATTCCGCCGCGCTTGTTGAAAAGTTTTTATCGTTTATGGTAATAAAGGCTGGCTTAAAAAGTATTTTAGGTCATTGTGCAATGTAGGGGCGCAACGTGGTCAGTGAGTTTATCGAACTGCTTGCGCCCAAAATGTAATATAGAGATGCAGCCGATTGCGTTTAGGAGTCCGTCGATAAAAACTTTTCTCTCCCGAAGTACCGATCGATAGGATAATTAATAATCAGAACATCTGCTCTGAGAATATGTCTCTCGATCGCCGTCAATTTCTTTATCTTTTAGGTGCTACCCTTGGCACAGGCACTCTTGCTGGTTTTAACTCTGCCGCTTTTGCCGCTACCGGTCCCTATAGTCTCATTGCCCTCCCCTATAGCTATGATGCCCTAGAACCTTATATTGATAAGGAAACGATGCAATTTCATCACGATAAACACCATGCAGCCTACGTTAATAATCTCAACGCGGCAGTGGCAAAATATCCAGAATTGCAGAAAAAAACAGTAGTAGAATTAATTAAAAATCTTGACTCTTTACCCGCCGATCTTCGCATCACTATCCGCAATAATGGCGGCGGCGATCTTAATCATACGATGTTTTGGCAGATTATGTCCCCCGATGGCGGTGGCGAACCAACAGGAGAAATAGGAGCGGCAATAATCGCTAAATTTGGCAGTTTCGAGGAATTTAAAAACGCTTTCAACCAAGCTGGTACTAAACTTTTTGGTAGTGGTTGGACATGGTTGGTTTTAAATAAGTCAGGAAAACTAGAAATTACCAGCACTGCTAACCAAGATAGCCCGCTAATGAAGGGATTACAGCCAATTATGGGCAATGATGTCTGGGAACACGCCTATTACTTAAAATATCGTAATCAACGGGCTGAGTATTTAAAACAGTGGTGGAATGTGGTTAACTGGGAGGAGGTAAATCGCCGCTATCTTCAGGCAAAAGCTTAACGATGACAACTTTTACGGTAACAGTTCCCGCTACCACTGCTAATATTGGGCCCGGCTTCGATTGTCTCGGAGCGGCCTTAACCCTATATAATCAGTTTACTTTTACCCTGCTGCCGGCAACGACAGCTAACCCTGTCAGCATTAGTGTCAAGGGAACTGAATCAGCTAAAGTTAGCCAAGGGGCTGATAATTTAATCTATACTTCTTTTTTGCAAGTTTATCAAACAATAGGACAGAATCCGCCCCCTATCGCCATCGAGATCGGTTTAGGGGTTCCTCTGGCTAGAGGTTTAGGTAGTTCTGCCACTGCTATTATCGGTGGGTTAGTGGCTGCCAATCAATGCGCCGGAAATCCTTTATCTATGGGGGAAATCGAAGCATTAGCGATCGCATTGGAGGGACATCCAGATAATGTGGTGCCGGCTTTGCGGGGCAACTGTCAGCTATCGGCAGGTGATAGCACAAATTGGGCTATTTGTCAAGTATTTTGGCAAAAAAATCTCATTCCCGTCTTGGCGATTCCCGATTTTGAACTGGCTACGGAAAAAGCTAGGGCGGTTTTACCCGAAAAAATTAGCCGTCAGGAGGCAATTTTCAATATTTCCCGCTTGGGTTTATTATTGCGGGGATTAGAGACGGGTAACGGCGATTGGCTGAGAATTGCCCTAGAGGATAAACTGCATCAACCCTATCGCCAATCTTTGATCCCGGGTTACGAAAAGGTGAAAAAAGCCGCCATTAATGGGGGTGCTTACGGGATGGTAATTAGTGGCGCAGGTCCGAGCCTATTGGCTTTAACTAACCCCGACAATGCCCAAAAAATAGCCACAGAGATGACCAATGCTTGGGAGGAAGTGGGGATTAACTCCAGCGCCAAAATTTTGGCTTTAGATACCCTAGGGGCCCAAGTAAACTGTTAAGAGTCCCTGGCAGATGGGTGTAGGGTGTGGGGTGTAGGGTGTGGGGAAGTGGGGAAATGGGGAAGTGGGGAGCTTTTCAGTGTTGCCAAAGGCACGGCGTAGCCGTCCAGTAAACAGTGAACTGATCACTGATCACTGATAACTGATCACTGACTCCGGACTGCCAAAAGCGTTAGTATAAAAATAAATATAAATAATTATTAAGAAAATGACGCAAATTACCGTTATTGGTGCAGGGATTGGCGGACTAACGGCGGCGGCATTATTGGCGCGTCGAGGTTATCAAGTCACAGTATATGATCAGGCGCTCGTCCCCGGAGGTTGTGCCTCGACTTTTTCCCGTCGGGGTTTTACCTTTGACGTGGGGGCAACTCAAGTGGCAGGATTAGAAGTAGGGGGCATTCATCAGCGCATTTTTGCCGAATTAGGGATAGATTTACCCGATTCTGTCCCCTGCGATCCCGCTTGTGCCGTTTTTCTGCCGGGGGAAACCACTCCGATAAATGTCTGGCGCGATCCGCAAAAGTGGCAAGAGGAAAGACAAAAACAATTTCCGGGCAGCGAACCTTTTTGGCAATTATTACAAAAACTCTTTCAAGCAAGTTGGCGTTTTCAAAGTCGCGATCCAGTTTTACCCCCGCGCAACTGGTGGGATTTAGGGCAATTAATCGCCGCTTTGCGTTTAGATACTGCCATTACCTTCCCCTTTACTTTGATGACTGTGGGAGATGCTCTGCGATTATACGGCTTAGAGAGGGATAAACGCCTAAAAACCTTTCTTGATCTCCAGTTAAAGCTTTATTCCCAAGTTAATGCCGATGAAACTGCTTTACTTTATGCCGCCACCGCTTTAGCAGTTTCTCAGTCTCCCCAAGGTTTATCCCACCTTCAGGGTAGTATGCAAGTATTAAGCGATCGCCTAGTAGCAGCTTTGGAAAAATACGGCGGTAAATTGCAAATGCGCCACACAGTAGAAAAAATACTGACAGAAAAGGGAAAAGCCACGGGAATTATCGTCATAAATCAAAAAAATGGTCAAATATATCCAGAAATGGCCGATGAGATTGTGGCTAATATCCCGATCCAAAATTTACCACAATTAATCGATCGCGAAGCCATTCCCAGTCTTTATCACCAGAGAATCGAAAAACTTCCCCCCGCATCCGGTGCTTTTGTGGTTTACTTAGGAGTCGATCGCGCTGCTATTCCCCCCGATTGTCCTCCCCATTTGCAATTTCTCTACGATTACGATGGCATAATCGGCGAAAATAACTCTTTGTTTGTTTCCGTGAGTAAAGAAGGGGATGGCCGCGCTCCAGTGGGAAAAGCGACGATTATTGCTTCTTCCTTCACCGATACCAGTCTTTGGTGGCGAAAAGGAGAAGATAATTATCAGCAATTAAAAGCAGCATACACCCAAGAGGCGATCGAGCGTCTCGGTAATTATTTCCATCTTAGTCCTGATCACATCGTTCACATCGAATCAGCTACACCTCGTACTTTTGAGCGGTTTACGGGGCGAAATCAGGGCATTGTCGGCGGTATTGGTCAAAGATTGTCCACTTTTGGCCCTTTTGGAGTAGCGACGCGCACTCCGATCCCCCATCTTTGGTTAGTGGGAGATTCCACCCATCCGGGAGAAGGCACTGCCGGAGTCAGCTATTCGGCGCTAACGGTAGTTAGACAGATTGAGAATCAATTAAGTAGTCGTGCAAAATAAATTTCCTAGTGAAGATAGGCAAGAGGCAATAGGCAATAGGCAAAAGCTTTATCGAAATGTGTAATTAATTTTGCTTAGGTACTTAGCTTCTAGTTAGCCGTAATTATGAATTATGAATTATGAATTATGAATTGGGAAGAATAAATAAAAGCAATCTTCTGAATACTGAATACTGTTAACTGTTAACTTACCCACTGATAACTGATAACTGATCACTGATAACTGTTATAAAGCGCCGGCTGCCGTGCGATCGAGTATTCCCGCTCCTAGATGAGAGGTAATATTAATTGCTTGTAGGACCGGTTGAGAGTCAACCCCTTTGGGATAATCGATAACACTAACCGCGCCATTTCCCTGTTTAATATTCCAGAAATTGGCGGGTTTTAAACCCAATAAATAACAAAGAATCACCTTATTAATGGCATCGTGAGCTACTACCATAATTGTCTTAGGACTATCGCTATTACTATAGGTTTTAACGATTTGCTGCCAACAAGCGATCGCTCGATCCCAAACCTCCTGTAAATTCTCCCCTTCCGGCATTTGCACGGTTTCCGGGGCATTTTTCCAGTCTTCTAACATCCCGGGGAAACTTGCTTCAATTTCCTCCTCTAATTTACCTTCCCAAAGTCCGTGACAGATTTCCGTCAGATCTACTTGGGTATCTAAGGTGACATTGGGGTGATATTGCAGGATAATTTGGGCAGTTTCCTTGGGACGAGACAAAGGACTGGTGACAGCGTGATCGATCGCCGTTTCTCGCAGAAATTCGGCGGCTTTCTCAGCTTGAGCTTTGCCATTATCATTGAGAGGAATATCGCGCACACCTTGAAAACGTTTATCCCGATTCCATTGGGTTTCTCCGTGACGCACCAGTAGCAGCCTAGAACCTTGGAAAGGAGGACGCGGTGGGGGTAAAGCTATCCCTAAGTGTGCCGTTTGATTGAGGGATTCCACCTGGACAGGATCACCAAAATTACGCGTAAAATTGAGAACATTAACACAACAGTTAGATTGTTGCAGGGAATGGTATAAGGAAACTGGAATACCGATGGCACTGAGGATTAAACAGCGATTAATGCCGTTATGGGCAACAATGAGGATAGTTTGGCCCTCGTGTTGGGGAATAATTTCTCGCCAAAAATCCTGCGCTTGTTGATAGAGAGAGAGAACGGGATAATGTTCTTGACCATCGGGCAGTATCATCTTAAATTCGTGAGGTTTTTGGTGCCAATCCCGATATTCTTGGGGGTATTGAGCTTTTACCTCCTCTTTGACCATATTTTCCCAGATAGGCAGATCGATTTCTAGTAACTGCGAAGTGGGTTGAATGACGGGAGAGTTATTTAAACGAGACTGAATCACCTCAGCAGTAGATTTGGCTCTTTGGAGAGGACTACAGTAAAAAGCGGCGATATCGATTTGACTGAGGGCATTTCCCACTTTTTCCGCGTCCAGATGCCCTTTTTCCGTCAAAACCGAGCCATCACTGCGACCTTGTATTTTCTGCTCTGCGTTATAACTGCTTTGTCCATGACGAACAATAATCACACGGGTAGCCAAGCGGTTCAGTCTCCTTAACTAAAAGTCTCAATATCAGATTACAGGCGATCGGGATCGGAGTACAAATCAGTGATCAGTAATCAGTGGAGACTGTTAAGTAAACAGTGGGGAGCGGCGAGCATTTGTACTAAAATTTCCTGATGCAGTTTCAAGGCAGCACAGCGTATCAAAACTTCCTGATATTACAATCTCTTTGGGATCAAGGGTTTGGCGGTTTTATCAAGAAATCATGACAATGTACTTGGCCAAAATCGGAATCTTACTGTTTAATAGGTATTTATAACAAGCGATTCCCTTGATCCCCATCGAGTGGATCTCTCGTTCACACAGCAATCGATGAGTAGTTAGAAGGGTTAACCAGATCACTGCTTTTGCAAATGCTCAAAAACATTTGCCGTCGTAACTAATCGGAGAGTGTCAACTCATGGTTCCAGAATACCCACCCTTAGATGAGATGACCTTGCGGCAACTACGACGAGTTGCCAGTCAATACAGCATCTCTCGTTATAGTCGGATGCGGAAAACGCAATTAATTGAGGCAATCAGCCAAGCTATGGGAGTAAGCGGCAATTTTAAATCTACTATTAAAGAGGAAAAACCAGTGGAAGCAGCAAAATTTGAATTAGGTCAAGCTCACCCGATCGAAGATATCCTAGGTTCGGTGGATGATGGTTTAGGAGATCTGCCCGGTGGCTACGGTGAAAATCGCATTACCCTCCTACCTCGCGATCCCCAGTGGGCCTATGCTTACTGGGATATACCCAACGAATCGAAGGAAGGTCTACGTCGTCAAGGGGGACAACAATTAGCCCTGCGTCTTTATGATGTCACCGATATCGATCTCAATAGCCAAGGCGCTCACAGTGTCCAAGAATATCTCTGTGATGAATTGGCCCGGGAATGGTATTTACCGATTCCGGTCAGCGATCGAGATTATGTTATCGATATCGGTTATCGTTGTGCTGATGGTCGTTGGTTAGTTTTGGCCCGTTCTCCTTTAGTCCGGATTCCTCCCGTCTATCCTTCCGACTGGATTGAAGATGTTTTTGTCACCGTTAACTGGGAAGAAGAACTGGTGGGTAAAACTGTTTACGAACTCGTTCCCCCCAGCAAACGCTACGGCAGCAGCGCTGGAACCACGGCAACTAGCCCCATCTACGACCAAATTTTCGAGAGTGTCGGCGATATCGAGGCCCTACGGGTGGCCGGTTCCTTGTTTGGTTCCATGCAGCACGTCGCCGGTTCCGTACCGATGTCGGAAGTGATCAGTTCTTATGTATTCCCCTCCGGAGTTGGTATGTGGGCGGTTCCCACGGTATCGGGACTAACCGCTTCTGGTATCGGCATGACTGCTTCTGGTATCGGTATGGGTGCTTCGGAAACCCTACAACGTCCGCGCAAATTCTGGTTAGTTGCCGATGCAGAATTAATCGTCTATGGTGCCACCGAACCCGATGCCACCGTAACTATCGGTGGTCGTCCGATCAAACTCAATCCCGATGGCACTTTCCGCTATCAGATGTCCTTCCAAGACGGTTTAATCGATTATCCGATTATGGCCGTGGCCGCCGATGGTGAACAAAATCGTTCTATCCACATGAAATTCACCAGGGAAACCCCCTCTCGCAATACCAACAGTAAAGACGAGGCGGTTCTAGAATGGTTATTCTAGATCGGGTTTTCTAGCGTTACCAAAGCCAAACCAATTACTTCCCCCTAACTAAATCTCAGTTAGGGGATTTTTTTGGGATTGTCAACGCTATCAACTTCTATTCCCAAATCTGACAGCTTAAATCGCCCGATTTTTGGGAAAGACGCAGATTTTCACCGTAATCGACGGGAACATCGATCACCGTAGGGACATCTTGCCGGAAAGCATCCTCTAGTGTCGGGATCAAATCCTGAGCAGATTCCACCCGATAGCCTTTTAATCCCATACTTTCAGCAAATTTAACAAAATCGGGATTACCAAACTTAATAAAAGAAGATGTCCCAAAATAGTTTAACTGCTTCCATTCGATTAAACCGTAACCGCCATCATTAAAAATGAGAGTGACGAAGGGAGTCCCCACCCGCAAAGCTGTCTCCAATTCCTGACAATTCATCATAAAACCGCCGTCCCCCGTCACCGCTACAATGCGTTTATCGGGATGAACTAACTTAGCGGCGATCGCACCAGGGATAGCAATACCCATAGCGGCGAAACCGTTAGAAATAATGCAAGTATTGGGACAATCGGAGTGATACTGGCGCGCCATCCACATTTTATGAGCGCCCACGTCACAAATAGCGATATCTTCTGGTCCCATCACCTGACGCAGATCGTAGATCAATTTTTGTGGCTTGATCGGAAAACCCGTATCATTGGCATAGGTTTCGTAATCGGCCCGAATTTCCGTCTTTAATGCTGCGGTGACAGGAGTTGGTTTATTCTGGCGATCGGCCCGTTTGAGGATATCGATGAGAGAATCGGTGATATCACCCACCACTTCCACTACTGGGGCATAACTGCTGTCAATTTCCGCCGGAGTCATGCCGATGTGAATAATCGGTAATTTCCCGTCTGGATTCCATTTTTTCGGGGAATACTCGATTAAATCGTAACCGACAGCAATAATTAAATCACTGCGATCAAAGGCACAACTAATCAAATCCCGTTGCTGTAATCCTACCGCCCAAAGAGCCAGAGGATGGGTATAG
This portion of the Microcystis aeruginosa NIES-2549 genome encodes:
- a CDS encoding iron uptake porin produces the protein MLKMFWKSLLVSPAILGATLVASANASSFDPVKSTSVSTEFNNLEIAQVQDNGAGTGELLNQIEQYGNEGQVAPVQGNSIDQVTSVNQLRDVSPTAWAYEALRSLVERYGCIVGYPDRTFRGDRALTRWEFAAGLNACLNVMERLIQDGVNVLKEDLDALKRLMDEFQAELAALGARVDNLESRVSFLENNQFSTTTKLAGEVIFAITDTAGAGSPASQAAMQYRARLVFNTSFTGQDSLKTRLSAGSATRFGFDYKSTTTLQNGDPASVRFDNLQSPSLSQTWTGAGNGSDVVIDWLAYYTPIDLGSFGRFNTYVAAWGGIWNDFVPTTNPFFEDFDGGNGALSTFASENPIYRIGGGSGAGVSLQLGFLQSILGPTSLSLGYLAGGATSPADPNPGNGLFNGDYAALAQINANLFNFLNLGFTYVNAYQSADTAIFGNGGSFGATGTSAANLSQTQLNTLLNVNGNDPDSVTLQDEVGFFNFGAKVSNSYGLTGAVDIGFASLSAFGSYSTVRLLGLGDAEVWTYGAGIAFPDLGKEGNILGLFAGAQPYIGHLSFREMGLKVSNIVPYHVELFYKYQVTDNISITPGVIWISAPEQFKGTGNEWIGTLRGTFTF
- a CDS encoding CoA-binding protein, yielding MPNIKGDDGALKTIFSNSKIIAVVGHSEKSSRASYQVAKFLQAVGYRVYPVNPMVQQIDGQSCYPSLEAIPEPVDIVNVFRHPDYLPEIVESAIAIRAATLWTQLKIYHPVAEKKAIEAGLNVIMDACIQIEYQRLFA
- a CDS encoding TIGR04283 family arsenosugar biosynthesis glycosyltransferase produces the protein MNYLSVIIPTLNEELRIAATLKQIGEGVEIIVVDGGSTDKTREIAEQLGAKVIISPSKGRAFQMNLGAKIAKGDILLFLHGDTLLPQNYQEQIINTLSQSGTVAGAFELKIDGEEKTLRLVEKLVNWRSRWLSLPYGDQGIFLKASILADLGGFPELPIMEDFELIQRLKKRGKIAIVAAAVITSARRWQKLGVGKTTLVNQLVIIGYYLKIPPRLLKSFYRLW
- a CDS encoding superoxide dismutase produces the protein MSLDRRQFLYLLGATLGTGTLAGFNSAAFAATGPYSLIALPYSYDALEPYIDKETMQFHHDKHHAAYVNNLNAAVAKYPELQKKTVVELIKNLDSLPADLRITIRNNGGGDLNHTMFWQIMSPDGGGEPTGEIGAAIIAKFGSFEEFKNAFNQAGTKLFGSGWTWLVLNKSGKLEITSTANQDSPLMKGLQPIMGNDVWEHAYYLKYRNQRAEYLKQWWNVVNWEEVNRRYLQAKA
- the thrB gene encoding homoserine kinase, translated to MTTFTVTVPATTANIGPGFDCLGAALTLYNQFTFTLLPATTANPVSISVKGTESAKVSQGADNLIYTSFLQVYQTIGQNPPPIAIEIGLGVPLARGLGSSATAIIGGLVAANQCAGNPLSMGEIEALAIALEGHPDNVVPALRGNCQLSAGDSTNWAICQVFWQKNLIPVLAIPDFELATEKARAVLPEKISRQEAIFNISRLGLLLRGLETGNGDWLRIALEDKLHQPYRQSLIPGYEKVKKAAINGGAYGMVISGAGPSLLALTNPDNAQKIATEMTNAWEEVGINSSAKILALDTLGAQVNC
- the crtD gene encoding C-3',4' desaturase CrtD; this encodes MTQITVIGAGIGGLTAAALLARRGYQVTVYDQALVPGGCASTFSRRGFTFDVGATQVAGLEVGGIHQRIFAELGIDLPDSVPCDPACAVFLPGETTPINVWRDPQKWQEERQKQFPGSEPFWQLLQKLFQASWRFQSRDPVLPPRNWWDLGQLIAALRLDTAITFPFTLMTVGDALRLYGLERDKRLKTFLDLQLKLYSQVNADETALLYAATALAVSQSPQGLSHLQGSMQVLSDRLVAALEKYGGKLQMRHTVEKILTEKGKATGIIVINQKNGQIYPEMADEIVANIPIQNLPQLIDREAIPSLYHQRIEKLPPASGAFVVYLGVDRAAIPPDCPPHLQFLYDYDGIIGENNSLFVSVSKEGDGRAPVGKATIIASSFTDTSLWWRKGEDNYQQLKAAYTQEAIERLGNYFHLSPDHIVHIESATPRTFERFTGRNQGIVGGIGQRLSTFGPFGVATRTPIPHLWLVGDSTHPGEGTAGVSYSALTVVRQIENQLSSRAK
- a CDS encoding histidine phosphatase family protein, coding for MATRVIIVRHGQSSYNAEQKIQGRSDGSVLTEKGHLDAEKVGNALSQIDIAAFYCSPLQRAKSTAEVIQSRLNNSPVIQPTSQLLEIDLPIWENMVKEEVKAQYPQEYRDWHQKPHEFKMILPDGQEHYPVLSLYQQAQDFWREIIPQHEGQTILIVAHNGINRCLILSAIGIPVSLYHSLQQSNCCVNVLNFTRNFGDPVQVESLNQTAHLGIALPPPRPPFQGSRLLLVRHGETQWNRDKRFQGVRDIPLNDNGKAQAEKAAEFLRETAIDHAVTSPLSRPKETAQIILQYHPNVTLDTQVDLTEICHGLWEGKLEEEIEASFPGMLEDWKNAPETVQMPEGENLQEVWDRAIACWQQIVKTYSNSDSPKTIMVVAHDAINKVILCYLLGLKPANFWNIKQGNGAVSVIDYPKGVDSQPVLQAINITSHLGAGILDRTAAGAL
- a CDS encoding DUF4912 domain-containing protein yields the protein MVPEYPPLDEMTLRQLRRVASQYSISRYSRMRKTQLIEAISQAMGVSGNFKSTIKEEKPVEAAKFELGQAHPIEDILGSVDDGLGDLPGGYGENRITLLPRDPQWAYAYWDIPNESKEGLRRQGGQQLALRLYDVTDIDLNSQGAHSVQEYLCDELAREWYLPIPVSDRDYVIDIGYRCADGRWLVLARSPLVRIPPVYPSDWIEDVFVTVNWEEELVGKTVYELVPPSKRYGSSAGTTATSPIYDQIFESVGDIEALRVAGSLFGSMQHVAGSVPMSEVISSYVFPSGVGMWAVPTVSGLTASGIGMTASGIGMGASETLQRPRKFWLVADAELIVYGATEPDATVTIGGRPIKLNPDGTFRYQMSFQDGLIDYPIMAVAADGEQNRSIHMKFTRETPSRNTNSKDEAVLEWLF
- a CDS encoding acetolactate synthase large subunit, which translates into the protein MGELNTAELLVKCLENEGVEYIFGLPGEENLDVLEALKNSSIKFITTRHEQGAAFMADVYGRLTGKAGVCLSTLGPGATNLMTGVADANLDGAPLVAITGQVGTDRMHIESHQYLDLVAMFAPVTKWNKQIVRPGITPEVVRRAFKTAQSEKPGAVHIDLPENIAAMAADGHPLPLDSQEKVYASYRTLNMAAAVISKAKNPLILAGNGAIRANASEALTEFATALNIPVANTFMGKGVIPYTHPLALWAVGLQQRDLISCAFDRSDLIIAVGYDLIEYSPKKWNPDGKLPIIHIGMTPAEIDSSYAPVVEVVGDITDSLIDILKRADRQNKPTPVTAALKTEIRADYETYANDTGFPIKPQKLIYDLRQVMGPEDIAICDVGAHKMWMARQYHSDCPNTCIISNGFAAMGIAIPGAIAAKLVHPDKRIVAVTGDGGFMMNCQELETALRVGTPFVTLIFNDGGYGLIEWKQLNYFGTSSFIKFGNPDFVKFAESMGLKGYRVESAQDLIPTLEDAFRQDVPTVIDVPVDYGENLRLSQKSGDLSCQIWE